Proteins from one Phalacrocorax carbo chromosome 30, bPhaCar2.1, whole genome shotgun sequence genomic window:
- the MVB12A gene encoding multivesicular body subunit 12A: MRGRRSSGTTGAEAAAMAAAEEAPLTGVAWAASPEAAPAGWTPITVTVEGAAANLGKGFGHKGGGYLCVSTGGAQVAPGAVVTDVQVLSDRSPQPTGYTRAPEFPESRIAFSRKKRVYVKLLPPDTAETAVFDIKLSSKSKALPHYMKIGEMGNFAIWCKKGPVSKRSPKAQPISTGLQQLSLQASDSHPKAPAARCGVKGDSQHESLYDTSNIYGLSAMEGVPFTLHPKFESKLSSGSNALLVDLNVKSLADIEKEYNYAFVVERTAAARLPPSVC; this comes from the exons ATGAGGGGAAGGCGGAGCTCCGGCACTACCGGGGCGGAAGCGGcggccatggcggcggcggaggaggcgCCGCTCACCGGCGTAGCCTGGGCCGCCTCGCCCGAGGCAGCCCCCGCCGGCTGGACCCCG ATCACCGTTACCGTGGAGGGCGCGGCGGCCAACCTGGGCAAAGGCTTCGGGCACAAGGGCGGCGGGTACCTGTGCGTGAGCACCGGCGGAGCCCAG GTGGCTCCCGGGGCCGTGGTGACCGACGTGCAGGTGTTGAGTGACCGGAGCCCGCAACCCACCGGCTACACCCGCGCCCCCGAGTTCCCGGAGTCCC GGATCGCTTTCTCCCGGAAAAAACGGGTGTACGTGAAGCTGTTGCCACCGGACACCGCCGAGACGGCCGTCTTCGACATCAAGCTGAGCTCCAAGAGCAAAGCCCTCCCACACTACATGAAAATAGG ggaaATGGGTAATTTTGCCATCTGGTGTAAAAAAGGGCCAGTTTCGAAACGCAGCCCCAAGGCGCAGCCGATCAGCACAGGCCTGCAGCAGCTCTCGCTCCAGGCCTCTGACTCACACCCAAA GGCACCCGCGGCTCGGTGCGGCGTCAAGGGCGATTCTCAGCACGAATCTCTCTACGACACCTCCAATATCTACGGCCTCTCAG ctATGGAGGGAGTGCCTTTCACACTACACCCCAAATTCGAAAGCAAGCTCAGTTCTGGCAGTAAC gCTCTCCTTGTGGACCTGAATGTTAAATCACTTGCTGATATCGAGAAGGAG tacaATTACGCTTTTGTAGTCGAAAGGACGGCCGCTGCCAGGCTCCCACCCAGCGTTTGTTAG
- the DSN1 gene encoding kinetochore-associated protein DSN1 homolog — MRRAALSRPASRPTAAAAAMEEPPAGTRGPAAASPPPAGGAEEERSAGGARPGGAASDPDPGEKKVDPEQSVKQPDITAISKNNVSPCETARAATNERSHRSPSLRKSFLGPSPKKLSPCRRSPRKDHMLSSFNLSPRLLLSTPQAKRRSWCRSSLKGTKRRKSLPPVHKDVTELSQSISLDLPEIDRLSMLLLSSFQFSAQKLEHVLKQSDGFSPEAFRANVQSVSEDLKRYVQKLKRDGTLKTCIEDPKGVLLDSALDESVAQVKEYIARFTAESQAWDRLLLRHQESAEGTSRRLEECRRSQGQAEPLSYLQTSQARVLSTKPDYRKILADQGEVLSCMELVLDELQQAVKLLQAFSQDSQQYLQRLSEQLATRTFRHMENSPVRKLISAPPRKTLPPDG, encoded by the exons ATGCGCCGGGCGGCGCTTTCCCGCCCTGCCTCGCGCCCAACGGCCGCCGCGGCCGCCATGGAGGAGCCACCGGCGGGGACTCGCGGGCCGGCAGCCGCCTCGCCCCCGCCGGCCGGCGGGGCGGAGGAGGAG cGTTCCGCCGGCGGAGCCCGCCCTGGGGGTGCAGCGTCAG ATCCTGACCCTGGAGAGAAGAAGGTGGATCCTGAGCAGTCTGTAAAGCAACCTGACATAACTGCCATTAGCAAGAATAATGTTAGTCCCTGTGAGACCGCCAGAGCGGCTACGAATGAAAGATCCCACCGAAGTCCCAGCCTCAGGAAAAGCTTCCTTGGACCTAGTCCCAAGAAGCTGTCTCCCTGTAGGAGGAGTCCCAGGAAAGACCATATGTTGAGTTCTTTTAACTTGTCCCCGAGACTGCTCCTCTCCACTCCTCAAGCCAAGCGTCGCTCTTGGTGTCGTTCGAGCCTGAAGGGGACAAAACGCCGAAAATCTCTGCCTCCTGTTCACAAGGATGTCACTG aattgAGCCAATCAATTAGCCTGGATCTGCCAGAGATAGACCGGCTTTCTATGCTGCTGTTGTCTAGTTTCCAG TTTTCTGCACAGAAGCTCGAACATGTCTTGAAGCAAAGTGACGGCTTCAGCCCCGAGGCTTTCAGAGCTAATG TGCAGTCGGTCTCAGAAGACCTGAAGCGATACGTGCAGAAGTTGAAGCGGGACGGAACGCTGAAGACCTGCATAGAAGACCCTAAAGG GGTTTTGCTGGACTCTGCTTTGGATGAGTCGGTGGCCCAAGTTAAGGAGTACATTGCCAG GTTCACCGCTGAATCTCAGGCCTGGGATCGGCTCTTGCTGCGCCACCAGGAGAGCGCCGAAGGCACGTCCag GCGGCTGGAGGAATGCAGGAGGAGCCAGGGACAGGCAGAGCCTCTCAGCTACCTCCAGACGTCTCAGGCCCGAGTCCTCAGCACCAAACCCGACTACCGGAAGATCCTGGCTGACCAGGGGGAGGTCTTGAGCTGCATGGAGCTCGTG ctCGATGAACTCCAGCAAGCGGTGAAACTGCTGCAGGCCTTCAGTCAGGACAGCCAGCAGTACCTCCAGCGCCTGTCGGAGCAGCTCG CCACCAGGACCTTCCGGCATATGGAGAACTCCCCTGTGCGCAAGCTGATCTCTGCTCCGCCGAGGAAGACGTTGCCGCCGGATGGctga